A part of Fusarium graminearum PH-1 chromosome 3, whole genome shotgun sequence genomic DNA contains:
- a CDS encoding U2 small nuclear ribonucleoprotein A' — protein MRLTADLIRDSLSYLNPLKERELDLRGHRIPAIENLGVAGPHDAIDFTDNDIQVLGNFPLSPRITTLLLARNRVSSIQPSLAKAIPNLANLVLSSNNLVELADLDALASFPRLTHLVLSDNPVSKKENYRYWVLWKCPSVRFLDFVKVKESEREQARELFGTEEEPTALAAKIQGIKTTNFSTSADGSEAPSKLSRIKLTDAEKKRLQERIKKATSLQEIIALEKELNEGRLPSGIHGDAMEE, from the exons ATGCGGCTCACCGCCGACCTCATCCGGGATTCCCTATCCTACCTCAATCCTCTGAAGGAGCGAGAGCTTGATCTCCGAG GACACCGAATTCCAGCGATTGAGAACTTGGGTGTTGCTGGC CCTCACGATGCCATCGACTTCACCGATAACGACATTCAAGTACTGGGAAACTTTCCCCTGTCGCCGCGCATAACCACCCTTCTCCTCGCGCGAAACCGAGTCTCGAGCATCCAGCCCTCTCTGGCCAAGGCCATCCCgaaccttgccaacctcgTGCTATCGTCGAACAACCTCGTCGAGCTCGCGGATCTCGACGCGCTAGCGTCGTTCCCCCGATTGACGCACTTGGTTCTGTCAGATAACCCCGTTTCTAAGAAAGAG AACTACCGATACTGGGTTCTCTGGAAATGCCCTTCTGTACGATTTCTCGACTTCGTCAAGGTGAAGGAGTCTGAGCGGGAGCAAGCTCGCGAACTGTTTGGAACTGAGGAAGAGCCAACTGCTTTGGCTGCCAAG ATCCAAGGTATCAAGACCACCAACTTCAGCACCTCCGCCGACGGCTCGGAAGCGCCCTCCAAGCTTTCACGAATAAAGCTCAccgatgccgagaagaagcgactgCAGGAACGCATCAAGAAGGCGACCAGTCTGCAGGAGATCATTGCActggagaaggagctcaacgAGGGACGTCTGCCCTCTGGCATTCATGGAGATGCCATGGAGGAATAA